The window atactaaaaaatactccacatgccatccataagttgcaaaacattgaagatatacgaagacagtttaaggtcatgtatttaaacaatgaccaccccataacttccatcagtccacaactgcaggttgggcagtatgtacgactagcaaagcgaaggaatatatttcacaagggcttttggccccaaaatacagaagaaatatttcaagtgtctcatatcgatagaacacaaccaatcccaacctataaagtcaaagatttaaccaacgagccgatcggtggtatgttttatgagcaagaattgattccaacaacgcttccagactattttcccataacgatattacagtctaggaagacatcgaaaggacacagagaatatttcgtcaagtggagagggtacccagattccagcaattgctggattaaagctcaagacatcgtcaaattttgaaaaaaaaaatgacagttcatcaggactctctcgtagagaaacaccatcaactgttatttttattaaacaatttatcacccaagaagcggaataaactaatcaaggctttaaaacgacaggaaattgaatcaatttgtgaaattttgccaattttctgaaacgaaacatcccagttcaacctcagataattaatggactacagaggtatcagaatgacattcgttctgtagcgcgtaagaaaactccattgtacaaaaagaaaatcattttaacctctaggagaggtggcgctatattggcagctctgttacctttggctgtatcgttaatttcctctctaataaagtaattaagtaagaagataaaaaaaaatggtgaaagaatattgcctagtaccacgactcgttgctgaaaaatatttatttaataaaaacgagagtactccatcgcctcttaatgaggtggctccaccctcttccaccagtggtagaagtggaaataagtccttctccttaaaaaacgaaagcaaatggggcaattcggctaataatgttggtggtggctgtaagTACCTCGGCTGTGACTCtagcggtggtgatgatggtgtggggagagtggacacttcccccacacccccaccagtaacaacaacttgTGGACGGTGTTGCCACGGTAGCTCCTTTGATCGTTATAGCCCTACCAGACGGGGGGGACTGGTCAGACAACCTTTAAAAGATATTGCCCGCCCCCCCCGCAGCGCCCAGGTGCCCGCCGCCGCGGGCTTCTTTCAACAAAAAACGCGGGACAGGTGCGACCGTcgccctttaaaaaaaaacaaataaaaaaaaggatacattccattctaccgcctgagatgcgggtagctgttgctgggcccactcgccacaaagccaccaccaccacaccccaaaacccccaagtctggacaacttaataaatgtgtactttaaaataggggaaattccccacgtcaaaacattattgaacatgtttgaacaaaacagtcaacaggtgTTATGGGATAGTCGcgggaatttattaaagcctgtgcaaaatttaaatattttagatataattaaaactttaacctttactaaaggacaatttaggacggctgacaaggcagatgtaaggattttactgaaggtggctggtgtagacccatcctttatacgtaattctcgcgccagatcacagttaaaagggggtaggggtatccataggaggccctattgggaaccgtattgaaaaaaaaaaaaactatatgaagcacatcttaaacgacattatattcagttgtgtatccaccatggagAGAGCTGCTACCCCCCCTGCGGCAGTAGAGGTGGGAGAAAAATCTCCCCTATTGAAGCGTTTGGTTGCTACTCAACGTTACTACAAGTTTGTCGAACACaaaagtagattgatatatgccttatgggattgttatgaccgtcttgtgttgagtgctcccccagaacggttttttaagtcatttggagaaacggtgaaaaggtatgaggagtattcatctcaggagatccagacagagatttggcagatggaaaaattaaccttccaacatcgtgaTATGATTACAGCCTTTGAGTCTGGGCGGAGTGACTATGGGCACATAAGGTGATCTCTACCCCCCACCccttcacccctctccccccaggtgggtcacaggtgtatttaaaggtcgcCCACCACCGCTCCTGGAACACTATACTACAGTTGTCGATACGCTCCTCGCACCCGCCCTCTCACCATGTCTCTGGCTTGTATCAAGTCCATCAGCGACGATATCACTGACTCCCACACCTTTGGGGTGGGGGACGTCATCATCTACGACTTGCCGGCTGCCGTTGTGCGACCCTATGGACTGGCTTCCGTTATCTGGAAGACGTTCTCctacgcccgtgtggaacgtgaaggactgggtAATGCCATTAGGGCAATAATTCGTTGTCGGTCTACCCCGGGGGACATTGTTGTGAAGATAGCCCCACTCCCCTCCGACGGACAAGATCTCATAGAGGAGCCCGTCCTTTACTTCAGGCCCACTTTTGTGGGGTTGATTTCTGCATTCGGGGCAGGAGCCCCCTTCGAGTCAAACCCAATAGCCCAGGAACAAGTGCAGACTTCCGCCGACACACACTACGTCACTAACGTCACCCTGGATACCGCCAAGAACCGCAGATACTGGCTCAAGATGAGCCTAACAAAGGTGGGCAATTTAATGGCGGCAACCCCAACCATGACTCGACTAGTGGTACCCTACGGCTTAGGGGCTTCCCGCGACGGTATggtcaactggcacaaggacattggacccatgctgctgtctcttcatcaagaactcgccaaactcaacaaagagttagtcatcctcaaacgacctgccgctgttaccccatcagtggtgcccctcccgttcgacgacccaagtgctgataatcttactataacgctcgacaccgtggtgggagagggtggtaccacaccaagaacctcttctcgttctacacctccagcaccaccagccacacccaggaagaagaaacactctcaggaatacggctccacctccaccgccacccctccaccaccccctacaGCATCCGCCTCAGTTAAACGGAGGATTGAGCCACTCCTCGACTTTGAAACGGGGGCGAATCGCCGTATCGACTCCATCCTCGATggtgagtcacaggaaatattcctgttatcctcccccccgaaaaaacaacgaaagctgtaaccaccacTCCAGTAAAGAAGTTGAGGTAGTGGCAGCTACAGTAGCCCCGGCGGAAGCAGCAGTGGAGGTAGCAGcagccagcagtagtagtagcgagGGTGGGGAGTGGTTAAtcactattcttaaaaaaataatgtgtgggaatcttcacctgttgtagttctttaagtagtttaataaaataaaatataagttatgttgtttattttctcccttcttacaaaaacccatcccctgtatattggcctttcagtacataacgggacaatgggggaagaacattacatatatcttaccagtctcgatcaaggagatatttacaacaacacgagttcagaatttacaaacaccatcccaacactacatttaaacccttccattaaacatgaagtggctttagtcaacatactcctccccaggcgaattaatgccatcatcaaagatgaggaggactctggtatagatatctatgccacttttgaacgtggaactctttctaagagtccagaacacttaatatacaccttccacccaaaaaccaacatattatcaagaAACATCAAATTCATTACAGACGTGGTTAGTCGACAAATAACAACCGACATGCAGCTTAGCTTTAgggatgatttcaaaatatacttctcagataaagaaccaatcctcacctatgaccaatctgtagagagggtattactaacttcaactcttaacagtggaaatactggctcattaaattctctcagctttcaatttaaacacagaatagctaatgtacttggttttgacagcagtcgcaaatacaccatttatcgagcaaaaacagatgacattacgtcagcctccaagactgtggccttatcgcccccagacattgacggaggttgtgactatttactcatttatagtgacgtcatcgagcctgaacgatacggagggcagattgtaaatatcttagatgcaatcagttatcatgactcatattctagaggggctcaccctctagtgtacaaaacattaaacactaacacgttggagaaagtaagtattaaaataacagatcagtttggtcgaatggttagttttgaagatgggaggtcggttacggcggtcttacatatccgccctaaggtatagcaacatatttatatataaagaagtgtttagcctcgacttaggttattataggaagagacctcagaatgcaaataccgttccacccaccctcccagggggagttcggggagatattcgcacctccccctaggagacatgggatgagagggggagcgatgaatgacatacgcacattccaagcgccttatctcagatctggtggaggtttctttgggaccttggctggtattgctcgacgggccataccatttttcatgaaagctgtaacacctagcgccatcgattttgggaaaaatgtccttggtgatttaagcagtggtaaacgggatgtaaaaagtgctctgagaactcacggtattgatgctcttaagagtgtgggaaagaaattggtaatgggaggtaaaattaaaagactctctaggcgaaaaaataaaaataaaaaatgtaaacgaggtcttgggtataaaaatgatgtgttttcgctaacgtaagcagtcatacttcaactttcggaggggatcatgggggagcctagcggagctggggtgaaaataccactagaatattatagctccagtattattgaccaatttcctagaagtaacagaatacgtaatgtggagagttcaattgcctctacgcagcaaatagacgttctacctgtcaaccttcccattaatcaacgtttgcgggataattacttagaattcctcatccctggaacccagggcgccttcttagatctagctaatattgttatagattttaagatATCTTTAACCAAAGATGACGATGCCACAAAATtagaagaggatgaccatgtggaatttgtgaatgggttgtcaaataccatgtttaaaggtgttcaggtgtttttaggagagcaggtagttgaaacaaattctaattttaattattggtcgtttattaaattaattacctccatgcctccatcaaaaatgtcttccttggggagaattggagcctttcgtagggactggagagatgacgatggtataatcactaatgagtttacaaatacttattttactggagcaaccgccaaggataaaaaatttatgggtgatttaaaaagtaaaggtttgtcgatgtgtttccccctcctattggattatcatccctagaccaatacatattagataatatagatatgcgactaagattggagctctctccCCATGCCTGGGTCCTAAATACAagcgtggacgatggctctaagtatcggctgcatatggattatgctaagttatgggtgacgcgggtgtttccctacccaagtgcctacctagccttaaacagctcactgttagcatcccctgaccccataacctatactttcaatagaaccatttctaaaacatatgttctagcagggaatcaaactagtctcttaattgatcaaccatgggcgcaagtaattccacacaagatatacatgataatcgttccaatgaattatttcaccggtcttcaccaaggtaatggattatattttgaaaatgcaaagctgaaaagtattgctatgtatttgaacaataatgcaatttaccgaattggtggcgatttcgataaccattattcccgcctttattatgaaactttgaagacattaggattagagcgtgattcactactggcctatgactcttttaataagggaagatcaatattcgcctttgacttaaccaccattcaaacaaaagattccctccctgtggagaaatctggcaacttgcgtatggagcttgaatttggtggcggtgttacatataacaggctggttttactgtttggggaaacgaccggggtactatccatcgatgggcagagaactgttctgtgtgacgtacGAGCGtaaaaaaaacataatgaattgttatgatataaatattaatttaaaaaataatctaggggatcgagcactctacctaggttgttataatgctgatgagatagaacatttaaatatatcttcaagaaaacctattgttttcataactaatattttaccttcacacagcagaatcactatgggacattgggtaggaatttatgttgataaagttaatcatcggatgtttttttttgatagttatgcaatatcgccagttacttacggacgtcattttcaaggatttattaaaactaacaaaataagaaaggtgtttggaatgcgctacagactccagagtgattttactctcGCCTGTGGGCTGTATTGCGTCATGTTCGTTCATAGGGTGagccacctggggttgccttcaacagtacactacttacataatgtattttcaagcattactttaaaattaaatgataaacgtgccctTGCTTATgcaagacgatattttcctatgaaacatcattgtgttaggacattttgtagaggtataggagttggttcttataggtggtgtagagaatatttttgttagctaggcaacctacctaacaaggggtgtagcctcctataaaaacccctctcccccacccacccccctcagaagactgtcttcctcctacgaaatgggaggtgtctctcaaaaaacacctgcggggaagattgaagtccttgaaggacctggttagtattaccctatctttctgctaatagatttattttgtgtttatttccctcaataaaaaagtttgtatatcctctatttcacctcttatgtttttctccagtgcagttcttggggaccgtccacatttgtagagtagtaattctacgtggggggtctgccccaaacaagatgctgttacgtagtctaattgacgacgcctgctgtagaggacacaaggccgctcctgcagggggagaggtatgtactagttgttcttagagaaaaatataatatttttctaataaaatatataattatataaaaaacctttaatcactataaattatttccccatctctttccagaacacttccgatgagagagaggaggaaactcagccaaaaggtgtccacccaactcaccccacccccccaagagaggggggagggatggggctcaagaccttcccccactcttcactgatgaggaatcgtcacaattctactcagacgaggatgggggtgtgtgatagggaggggaggggtagagctgtagtaagtgaaatatggcaagagcactctgtaaactacaattattaactaacataattacttatacattttgtggtttttacctaataaagcatttaataaattatttgatgtttttttttaacctttgggggagggggaggatttataatttaatactccttaaatactcccatataagggaggggccattcagacttgttcgaatatatatatccttaattagtcctatataatgacgtagtgtttaaacggagatTCCCAGTGTAAGTGAAATGTGGCGGGGGcacaccgtagactacaatttgaggtgggtctatctgtcaccccgcctctgattcctttgtctgataagtgggcctatctggctccccgcctctgattccattgtctgataagtaccccccattgtttgttaagtgcgccTATCTGGCACGGATTATACTACTAGTGCAGTGGTGGGTGGCGAGGTGCAGGAGCGAGTTAGCGCAGTTGTCGGAGGCGAGGTGCAGGAGTGAGTTAGGGCAGTGGTGGGTGGCGAGGTGCAGGAATGAGTTAGGGCAGTGGTGGGTGGCGAGGTGCAGGAGTGAATTAGGGCAGTGGTGGGTGGCGACGTGCAGAAGCGAGTTAGGGCAGTGGTGGGTGGCGAGGTGCAGGAGCGGGTTAGGACAGTGGTGGGTGGCGAGGTGCAGGAGCGGGTTAGGGCAGTGGTGGGTGGCGAGGTGCAATAGCGCGTTAGAGCAGTGGTGGGAGGCGAGGCGCAGGAGCTAGTTAGCGCAGTTGTCGGAGGCGAGGTGCAGGAGTGAGTTAGGGCAGTGGTGGGTGGCGAGGTGCAGGAGCGGGTTAGGGCAGTGGTGGGTGGCGAGGTGCAATAGCGCGTTAGAGCAGTGGTGGGAGGCGAGGCGCAGGAGCTAGTTAGCGCAGTTGTCGGAGGCGAGGTGCAGGAGTGAGTTAGGGCAGTGGTGGATGGCGAGGTGCAAGAGCGAGTTAGTGCAGTTGTCGGAGGCGAGGTGCAGGAGTGAGTTAGGGCAGTGGTGGGTGGCGAGGTGCAGGAGCGAGTTAGGGCAGTGGTGGGTGGCGAGGTGCAGGAGTGAGTTAGGGCAGTGGTGGGTGGCGAGGTGCAGGAGTGAGTTAGGGCAGTGGTGGGTGGCGAGGTGCAGGAGCGGGTTAGGGCAGTGGTGGGTGGCGAGGTGCAGGAGCAAGTTAGGCCAGTGATGGGTGGCGATGTGCAGGAGTGAGTTAGGGCAGTGGTGGGTGGCGAGGTGCAGGAGTGAGTTAGGGCAGTGGTGGGTGGCGAGGTGCAGGAGCGGGTTAGGGCAGTGGTGGGTGGCGAGGTGCAGGAGCAAGTTAGGCCAGTGATGGGTGGCGAGGTGCAGGAGTGAGTTAGTGCAGTTGTCGGAGGCGAGGTGCAGGAGTGAGTTAGGGCAGTGGTGGGTGGCGAGGTGCAGGAGTGAGTTAGTGCAGTTGTCGGAGGCGAGGTGCAGGAGTGAGTTAGGACAGTGGGGGGTGGCGAGGTGCAGGAGCGGGTTAGGGCAGTGGTGGGTGGCGAGGCGCAGGAGCTAGTTAGCGCAGTTGTCGGAAGCGAGGTGCAGGAGTGAGTTAGGGCAGTGGTGGGTGGCGAGGTGCAGGAGCGAGTTAGGGCAGTGGTGGGTGGCGAGGTGCAGGAGTGAGTTAGGGCAGTGGTGGGTGGCGAGGTGCAGGAGTGAGTTAGGGCAGTGGTGGGTGGCGAGGTGCAGGAGCGGGTTAGGGCAGTGGTGGGTGGCGAGGTGCAGGAGCAAGTTAGGCCAGTGATGGGTGGCGAGGTGCAGGAGTGAGTTAGTGCAGTTGTCGGAGGCGAGGTGCAGGAGTGAGTTAGGGCAGTGGTGGGTGGCGAGGTGCAGGAGTGAGTTAGTGCAGTTGTCGGAGGCGAGGTGCAGGAGTGAGTTAGGACAGTGGTGGGTGGCGAGGTGCAGGAGCGGGTTAGGGCAGTGGTGGGTGGCGAGGTGCAGGAGTGAGTTAGGGCAGTGGTGGATGGCGAGGTGCAAGAGCGAGTTAGTGCAGTTGTCGGAGGCGAGGTGCAGGAGTGAGTTAGGGCAGTGGTGGGTGGCGAGGTGCAGGAGCGAGTTAGCGCAGTTGTCGGAGGCGAGGTGCAGGAGCGAGTAAGAGCAGTGGTGGGTGGCGAGGTGCAGGAGCGAGTTAGTGCAGTGGTGGGTGGCGAGGTGCAGGAGCGAGTTAGGGCAGTGATGGGTGGCGAGGTGCAGGAGCGAGTTAGGGCAGTGGTGGGTGGCGAGGTGCAGGAGCGAGTTAGGGCAGTAGTGGGTGGCGAGGTGCAGGAGCGAGTTagggcagtggtgggtggtgaggtgcAGGAGCGAGTTAGTGCAGTTGTCGGAGGCGAGGTGCAGGAGCGGGTTAGGGCAGTGGAGGGTGGCGAGGTGCAGGAGCGAGTTAATGCAGTGGTGGGTGGCGAGGTGCAGGAGCGAGTTAGTGCAGTTGTCGGAGGCGAGGTGCAGGAGCACGTTAGGGCAGTGGAGGGTGGCGAGGTGCAGGAGCGGGTTAGGGCAGTGGTGGGTGGCGAGGTGCAGGAGCGAATTAGCGCAGTTGTCGGAGGCGAGGTGCAGGAGCAGGTTAGGGCAGTGGTGGGTGGCGAGGTGCAGGAGCAGGTTAGGGCAGTGGAGGGTGGTGAGGTGCAGGAGCGAGTTTGGGCAGTGGTGGGTGGCGAGGTGCAGGAGCAGGTTAGGGCAGTGGAGGGTGGCGAGGTGTAGGAGCGGATTAGGGCAGTGGTGGGTGGCGAGGTGCAGGAGCGAGTAAGAGCAGTGGTGGGTGGCGAGGTGCAGGAGCGAGTTAGGGCAGTGGTGGGTGGCGAGGTGCAGGAGCGAGTAAGAGCAGTGGTGGGTGGCGAGGTGCAGGAGCGAGTAGGAGCAGTGGTGGGTGGCGAAGTGCAGGAGCGAGTAAGAGCAGTGGTGGGTGGCGAGGTGCAGGAGCGAGTTAGTGCAGTGGTGGGTGGCGAGGTGCAGGAGCGGGTtatggcagtggtgggtggcgaGGTGCAGGAGCGAGTTAGTGCAGTGGTGGGTGGCGAGGTGCAGGAGCGAGTTAGTGCAGTGGTGGGTGGCGAGGTGCAGGAGCGGGTTagggcagtggtgggtggtgaggtgcAGGAGCGGGTTAGAGCAGTGGTGGGTGGCGAGGTGCCGGAGTGGGTTAGGGCAGTGGTGGGTGGCGAGGTGCAGGAGCGGGTTAGTGCAGTGGTGGGTGGCGAGGTGCCGGAGTGGGTTAGGGCAGTGGTGGGTGGCGAGGTGCCGGAGTGGGTTAGGGCAGTGGTGGGTGGCGAGGTGCCGGAGTGGGTTAGGGCAGTGGTGGGTGGCGAGGTGCCGGAGTGGGTTAGGGCACTAGTGGGTGGCGAGGTGCAGGAACGAGTTAGGgcatttttttttctaccacaaacgtggccacacatttacaatgctaaccagcatatatacattttcattttcttctgtcctagatagacagggttagagatcagttaaacatatagttcagggatttattgaacaatcaaccacagaaggtgattcggtacttttaaaatgctaagctaacctatatacgtaaatacatagatacacagattttcgtatgccctacataaagtgttcgaggtgtcattaatgtgcatttacaaaggtgaaatgcaattctgatcagcttccatatgttctgtatacacatacatatacatacacacacatatatacgtacatatacatatatacatgcatatatacacacacatgcattcacatacatttgtctcttttactctgacagggtgagatagctgacagagaaactagtgtgcaattaagcacttaatcactgaaggtgattaaggtgcttttacaagctcaggttatatagttacaacacatacatacattgtataaatgatacattacatggtcaatcttggatacaagtccaatatatcatcaagtgttccagtactcatatagtaattacacagttcagcatacctcagaccAGGAGGGAGAAAGTCAGACAATattggacattctacaatataatgttcaagggagtgcttgttttctctttcacaaagttgacacattgtgtactcgacatttgggttttgagagagCTGCCAGATAGTTAGGGCAGCTTACACCTTAGTGTAAGCTAAGCTAAGTACCTCGCCACCCACCCAGTGGTGGGTGGCGAGGTACAGGACCGAGTTAGGGCAGTGGTGGGTGGCGAGGTGCAGGaccgagttttttttttttttatttttataaattacacaaatacaagaacacacaaaacaacgcaaacctgtacacatcaagtataccaatgaaggaacagtacacagggataaacagtctgtacactaaacaataacaattttgaaattacctacttaaaattatctgctagattaaggacctgcccaaaacgctgtgcgtactagtggctttacaagaatgtaaatactgtactatccaatgtattctcacaaacccaatgtaccttcttgtatatatataaataaataaataaataaataagtaaataaacaataaccgcaaaacaaacacaagcgctgaacaaaataaaaacgcatggaagcaatgggctaaacagtacagggaattaagtgctaaaacagtacatggaagcaATATGCTAAACAGTTCATATCTacatagcaacacagaacatggcaaagaaaattacatgaaaaataaagaaaacattaaagtacataaataacatttaaacacACCGGGAACCAAGAACACAAAACATACATAGACGTGGACATAGAATCACGTGCACATAACcacgcctaccacacacacagaagaacaaaGAAGCACAGGACCATACACGCGCTACCCAAGAAAATGACATACACTAAATGAGAAGaaagtatgtacacacacactaaacacactctaaacaacaagacaaacacactcataccacccac of the Procambarus clarkii isolate CNS0578487 chromosome 56, FALCON_Pclarkii_2.0, whole genome shotgun sequence genome contains:
- the LOC138353168 gene encoding mucin-5AC-like; translation: MDSGSDAMPVGSKISSSVVDVGDTWSVAAGSRRASLGDAGTVRLLRDQRPGIMVDSPTVGRRQFEPQDDDGASAVLARRCRGVVASVVSMEQFCDVPRRALMHCNALLRDVLLYASEYRHSAAMISLDWSKAFDRVSLEKKNALTRSCTSPPTSALTHSGTSPPTTALTHSGTSPPTTALTHSGTSPPTTALTHSGTSPPTTALTRSCTSPPTTALTHSGTSPPTTALTRSCTSPPTTALTRSCTSPPTTALTRSCTSPPTTALTRSCTSPPTTAITRSCTSPPTTALTRSCTSPPTTALTRSCTSPPTTAPTRSCTSPPTTALTRSCTSPPTTALTRSCTSPPTTALTRSCTSPPTTALIRSYTSPPSTALTCSCTSPPTTAQTRSCTSPPSTALTCSCTSPPTTALTCSCTSPPTTALIRSCTSPPTTALTRSCTSPPSTALTCSCTSPPTTALTRSCTSPPTTALTRSCTSPPSTALTRSCTSPPTTALTRSCTSPPTTALTRSCTSPPTTALTRSCTSPPTTALTRSCTSPPITALTRSCTSPPTTALTRSCTSPPTTALTRSCTSPPTTALTRSCTSPPTTALTHSCTSPPTTALTRSCTSPSTTALTHSCTSPPTTALTRSCTSPPTTVLTHSCTSPPTTALTHSCTSPPTTALTHSCTSPPTTALTHSCTSPPITGLTCSCTSPPTTALTRSCTSPPTTALTHSCTSPPTTALTHSCTSPPTTALTRSCTSPPTTALTHSCTSLPTTALTSSCASPPTTALTRSCTSPPPTVLTHSCTSPPTTALTHSCTSPPTTALTHSCTSPPTTALTHSCTSPPITGLTCSCTSPPTTALTRSCTSPPTTALTHSCTSPPTTALTHSCTSPPITGLTCSCTSPPTTALTRSCTSPPTTALTHSCTSPPTTALTHSCTSPPTTALTRSCTSPPTTALTHSCTSPPTTALTRSCTSPSTTALTHSCTSPPTTALTSSCASPPTTALTRYCTSPPTTALTRSCTSPPTTALTHSCTSPPTTALTSSCASPPTTALTRYCTSPPTTALTRSCTSPPTTVLTRSCTSPPTTALTRFCTSPPTTALIHSCTSPPTTALTHSCTSPPTTALTHSCTSPPTTALTRSCTSPPTTALVV